The following proteins are co-located in the Fusobacteria bacterium ZRK30 genome:
- a CDS encoding MetS family NSS transporter small subunit, translating to MSTGAIIVAVCSLTLLWGGFATCLRIAMRDENK from the coding sequence ATGAGTACAGGAGCTATTATCGTTGCTGTTTGCAGTTTAACTCTTCTTTGGGGTGGATTTGCTACTTGTTTAAGAATAGCAATGAGAGATGAAAACAAATAA